TTTGAGAAAAAATGCAAATCCAATAGTCAATCAGAGATTTTTTACTCTACGAAACACCAGAGATGGGAGGATGGCCTATTAATAACCGAAAGTCAAGTAAATAGGAATGTCAATTTACGTTTCTCCGAGAACAGAGAAGAGCTACTAGTGAGTGTTGAACCAACGTTGTCAGCCAAACGAGCCTTCTTGGTATCATCTCAAGATAAAACTTTCTGCTATCAAGGAGAAGATCCTGATTTCTATTTCCGTATGGAGCTCAATCATTTTGATGAGATCCAACTTTTTGAACTCTTTAGAGTAGACCGTAACTTGAAAATCATCTATTTTGAATAGCTTATAATGAACGAAAAGCAGAACACCCAATTTATTAGAAACAACGAATTTGTTCTCACTCAAATAGAGGAGGTACAAAATTTAATTAAAGAGGCTATTGCTTCAGAAAGTTATCGCTCTTTAGATTCAATCAAGGAGATATATAACACACTATTTTTGTCAGAAGACATTCGAGAACATGTCACATATAAATTAAGTACGGTTGGCAATTCGTCCATGGCACTTGGTCGAATAGATATGAATGCCGCCAATGCTCGGCACCATATCACCCTAAAATTAAACCCAAGTCTATATGAGATAAACCAGCAATACAACAATCTCTATGAGGATCTCGTACATCTTTTTAAATATCTCTTCTCTGCATTAGAAAACCTAACGGTATATCAAAACGATCGAAAGATACTGAAATACCAAAAGCTACTACATGGAGCGAGTGAATATCTACATGATCTTATCGTGAACCATACACAGGTAAATGACAACCAAAAGAGATGGAACAAGGTTCTACAAGAGCGAGAGGCATGGGAATTATCAAAACTCAAAGAGGGGAAGATAGAGAGACAAGATGCCTCGGATCTATATGAGATACTTCAAAGCAATGGGATTGAGAAACTATATCACTTCACTGAGCGAGAGAATGTGAAGAGCATTATGGATCATGGAGGCCTCTATGCAAGAGAATTGCTTCATCGAAATAATATTAACATAAAAAATCCAGGTGGCGACACCCTCTCTTATGAGTTAGATAAGATGAAGAGTTCTGAACACTATGTCAGACTCTCTTTCTGCAAAAGACATCCGATGTTAGAGGAGATGATAAAAAAAGGAAGGATTCAGGACCCTGTCATTCTAGAGATAGACGTCAGTGTATTGAAGCGAATAGGCTCTAAGATTTGCGATCAAAATGCCTCCAGACGAGATGCAGTGATACGATATGAACTCGAGACTTTTCGTTCGCTTCGATACGATCTATTTCAGAAAACATATTCTGGTCTATCCTACGAAGAGAAAGATGCCTACCAAGCGGAAGTACTTATATGGGAAAAAGTTCCAATCAACTATATCTCCAATTTGAACCATATAGGATAAAAGGTGGAAACAATGAACTAGAGCTAGTTGTGATAATAGGGCTCGCTAGCCCCAGTATTCAGAAATAGTAGTTCTCAATAAACGATGAAGGAATAAAGTGCAATTAATAAGCATCTATTCCTTCATCGTGAACACTTCAACCACTCCATTTTGAATGAATGCTCATCAACCTAAGCGTAGAGATAAGGGATCAATCGAATCAACTATATTCATCCGCTATAGCATCATGGATCATATCCCACACATAGAGCGCTGTCTGCTTTTGTCTAAAATCGAACCACTGTTGTCGATAACCAGAACCATCTATAATCGATTTAAAATGAGCAAAAGGCCTTTTACGACTTAGAGCTTCGACCAAATCAGCTTGTAACGAGATATTCTCTACCTCCTTCACAAAGTTCGCCATCATATGAAATGATTCTTCCGACTCCATAGGTTCCATCGTGATACAGCTTTGCCAAGCAACATGTTTCAACCCATCGGAAACAATACTTTCGCCCACAACTGCCTCTAATTCTTCAAAATCATAAAGAAAATCTTTAGGCACCTCCTCGATCTCCAAGGTTTCAGGATTCAAAAAACAGATGAAATCAGCAGTCAAGCTTTCAGCGATACTACCTACAAGTTCTTGTAATTTCACAGAGGCTTGCTCCAAAACAATTTCATGTCGCATCTCTTCAATATAAATAGATGATATTCTATTTTGTACACTATTATCTTTCTCTGCCATCTTACGATAGTTTTAATATTTCAAATGATTAGATCATCAGCACGTTGATTAATTATCTATTTCCAATTCAATTTCCCAAACTCTTCTCTCATTGCGGGGCGGTTTTTGTATTGAACCAATAAAGAGCTTCTTAAAGTTGTAGCAGCGTTCAAACCTCCTTTCAGTTTGGCCATATTTTTAAAATAATGCACCAAAGTCACATAGACACCTCTTCCTGTATTTCTTGCAGCATTCTCAATAGCCATTGTATAATACTTCAATAATTGAGTAGAATAGTTCTCTTTTAACTGGTCTGTATAATAGATGACTACATCAATACTATTTGAAGAACGTACTAGTTCAAATAGATCATTTATCAACTGCTCTTCAATGTACACCCAAGCCAAATTATGAATAGGAGTACTTCTATAATAACCGTTTTTATTATTTTTCAAATCGTCTATGAGCAGATCTCTTTTCTTTTCCCAATCTTTCGTATCGCTAGTCTGTTTAAAGATATAAAAATACTTATTCTCAGAAGTATTTTCAAGAAACAGTTCTCTAGCCAAATTATGGTACTTTAATGTTTGTTTTTGTTGCTTATAGAGCTCTAGGAGTTGATCTTTCCATCGATGGACAACCCCACTAGAGTTTTCTTTTTGTGCTATCTTAATCCCATCTAGTATCAGCTTTTCAACTTTTTTCAGATTGTTTGCCTTCAAGGCAGCATCCACCCTTATCTGTCTAAAATTCTCAAGATGTAAATAAGAATCTATGATATTTTCTACTTCGACCTGACGATCTTCAGACTCCAACATCTTTACCTTTTGCTCCAGATATCTTCTTAAAGAGTGCTTTGAACTCCAGTCATTTTCTTTACTCAATGTAGAAATATTCGCATCAATAAACTTATAAGCCAAATCCAATTGTCCTAAAAAGGCAGCAGTATTAAAAAACAATGACTCTAGACTATCTCCGACACCAAAATCTATGTAATCAGAATTTTGAACCTGTTCATGAAGCCAATCGAAAATCCGTTTTCTCAATTCACGAGAAGGCGTATTTTTATAGAGTATATTCTCCATGACCTCAAATGATTCACAAATAGCTCCTCCACAATCTCCAGAGGAATCATCCATATATTGAATCGCACTTATTCCCTCCATTGCAATCGCAGCCGAGATACAAAAAGCTTCGTTAAGATTGCCTTTTAAGTAATACTCATCCGCCTTTATCTGGAACTGACTCACATCATTCATTGCTTTGTGACCACTACGATAGTCAATAAATCCCCCATCTTCATAGTTCTCAAAGATTCCATTAATTTGACTCTCGTAATAGGATATGTTGTCCGCGTTATCTACAGAAACAGGCTCTGAAAAAGTGAGCTTAATTTGATGCCTAAAGTCATGATTATTCTCCCCATAGTCAAGCATAAAATCCCTCAGATCTTTGAGTTTCGCATCTTTTATCAACTGTTCCCAGCTCACTTCTTTAAGTTCTATATTGTCTGATGGAATATTCATTGTTTTTCTCTCATTGATTGCAAGAGCAACCGCGGCGACATGTTTACATATAGCACCATCATAGGGACAATCACAATAGTAATCAGCAGATTGGCTATCGTAATCAGGTTTAATTTCCACTTTATAGGTACCATTATTCCCCTCCACATCAGCATACCAAGTCCCATCTTGTCCTTGATTAAGCTCCAAGATATTTCCGCTATGATAATACCCCTCTCCTCTTTTTAATATTACAGGAGGGATTATATTGATTAAATCTTGTATCGTCATTTTATATTTATGTTTACTCTTTTTCTATTTCTACTTTGCAAAATAGGAAGAAATACAATCCAACTCAGACTTTTGCAAAATTCTCCTCTCTTTATTCACTGTGCCTTCATTTGAAGGCTAATATCAACGAAACCAAATCCCATTGATATTTTACTTTATATAAAAAAAGTTTACACTTACTTTCTATGAAAAAACAAGTTTCATATTCTCAAAAAAACACATCTTTATCATGATTTCTATCTATTCGTTATAGATTTCAACGTAAGTTATATGTTTCAAGCCTGAATCACAACATTGCAAACACTAAACTAGAGAAAAATCGTTTAGAGAAATGGGGTAAACCCATAGGGTCAAACATGTATAATTGCTAAATCTCGTAAAAATAATCAGCACATTGAATTACCACACAAAAACAGCCCAGACTCTTTATTCAAGAGTTTGGGCTGTCCTAATATTTTATTTTAAAGGACGTATTACGAATTCAAGTAATTGAGATAACGTCTAATATTCATTAAGAAGATGGTATCAAAACAGATAAGAATAAAGCTTAAGACGGTGATAAAAATACCAATATGGGCAGACCATCCTATGGCAATCACAATCCCCGCAATAAATGCGAGCAACTCAATCCATAAAAGAACCCGCATTCCTATCTTGGTCTTCTTAAAATGAATCGCCAACGCTTTCTTATCCTCCTGCTTTGCTTTCCTAAGACCTAGAATCACACCGATGATGAGTCCTAATGTAAATACTAGCACTACGGCAATAGCAATGTTTAAAGATACCATAGGCATGAAAACAGCCTGACGATAGCCCATTGCAAAAACAATCACACAAAACAGCATCATAAAGAGACTTTTCAACTCTTTCTTTCGATAGGTTATGGTATTGTATCGAATGATAGACTCTATATCAGAAGATTCGTGTAGTTTAGATGGCGCAGAAATATTGTCCCATATATACTGTGCAAGAACATGTGGATTCATCGGACATAAATTGGTCCATTTTTGAGTGAGTCCTGAAACAAATTTAAGTAGAGGAATAGAGATCAGCTCATTCCATCTTATCGGACGTCGTTTCCAATCTTCATAAAGAGATGGACGATAGATATGTAGACGCTCAAAACCAATTTTCGTCACCTCTTCTTCCATATGGCCTTTGGTACGAAGATAAACTCCTCGTGTCTTAGGGTTCGCATTTACAGAAGAGAGGATATGAAACTCAGGTATATTTTGCTGTTTTGCCCAAGTAGCGATCTTCATCACTAGATCGAAATCTACTGCGATAAATGCCTCTTCTGATCCTGCATCCTTCATGGTTGTTCCAATGCAAACGACCACTGCATCCGCATCCATTTCTATACGATCTATATCCCTTAACTCTTTTCGACCCATTAGTGTAAGTTGGGTAGAGGGAGGGGTGAGTGATTGAAATATCTTTCCTACACGCCCTGTTGCTCCAAATAAAACGACTCTCTTCATATAAATAATTAATGGGTCAACACTCTAGCAAATGCCATGGTCATTCTTTTGGTCACGACCTGTTGGCCTTTATTTGATTTACCATAATATAGTTCTCCTAATTTAGCCATATTGCTAAAAAGAACCTGCGTTTTTCCATCTTTATCTTCATAAACTAACATTTTCTGACAAAAAGCATCCAATCCAATCTGTGGAGCATCATGCATAGCCATTGCTCCGGGCTTAGGTGCTCCAAAAAACAGTAGAAGGGTTGGACGGATAGATAGTCCATAATTCAATGCTTCCTTTTGAAAATCGATAAATGTAAAGATGCGTGTATCGCTATTTTGAAGAATATTTAATACTTTAAAGATTCGCCCTAAAGACTCAATGTAATTGTACTTGCTATGTATACGAATTACACCATAATCCTCTGTTAATTTTATCAAATCAGGACGAACAAGCAGGTCTTTAGGCAATGTCGAGATCACTCCTTCAATTACCTCTTTGTAGTCAGCCAAACTTTCGATATCCATACCATGTCTTTTTGCTACGAACTCAGCGGAAGTATAAGTTAAAGAGGGACGATCAGCATTTGGTTCCGAATAGGCCAATATCTTAAATGGCATATCCAATGCAATCTCTTGATTTATCGTTACCAGTTGAGAGATTATTGGAGAGTCATCACTAAAAATGGACACGATAGCAGGAGGGGTCTTCGCTTTTGCCTTCATTGCCATTCGATGATGATCTAACTGTACAATTTCCCTATATTTAATAGTTTGTCTCTCCACTTGCATATGAAGATTGTCTACCTGGGCTTCTATACTAAGCCTAGAGGTGTTCTTGTCAACAGGAGTTTGACAAGAAGGGATCATCATACAAAGAACGTTGAATATAAAACAATGAAAAACGTTTTTCATAACTATCAAAGGGCTAATTAATAAACGGCACAAAAAGATCTTGTTTGGAAACAGAAATAAACAAGATCAGTTCTATCTTAAACATTACAATACTCCTTATCAAACAAAAATCGAAACCACTTGGTTTAAATTTATCGCTACATCAGGTGCAGATACTCATAAAAGTCAGATTTAATTCTCTTATTTCCCTTTTAATTCTTCCACTAACATGGTGTATTTAAAGTAATAAAAACACGTTTCATTCAGACATAATAGCATCACAAGGTGAAAAGTTAAGGCATTCTCCATAAACGAGTTGTTTTCATTCACTGTGTGTCCGAACAAAGGTTCAATTATATAAAGGTTTCCCAGCTACTTTGGTTAACCTTTCTTTGCCCTTCAGTTACTATTTGGGGAACCAAACCCAAACCAATGTGTGAATAATTTGTAATCAAGCAACGAAGTAATCTCGTCATATTTTCTAACGATTTTTAGCCACCGTATACGAAAGGACGAAGAGAAATCCAGTCATTTTAGACCGAATCATTAAACCTTAGACTCTAGATTAGTAGAAATTAAATGAAACGGTATCTGAGAAAAGGCTGAAGAGTGGTTTTCCTCCATAAAAACATCGTAATTCTATTAAGAGAGAACAGAGCATTGTATAAATGGCTATTGGAAATTAAAAACACATCACTATATCCATTGTAAATCGTGATGACAAGAACATCGAACAATTGTTAAAGACATATTAAAATAGGACACAAAACTCTTTTGTATTTTCTACTTTCATTTTTATTGTCTAACCTTACAGCATGATTTCTTTTAAAACATACCACACTGAGGATAAAAGTTCTGCAATCCGATCTCAAATTGGAGTGCTATTGGTGTTGCTATGTTTTATGGTTTCAATCCTCACCCCTTTGAACCAGAGGTATCACGAAACCACATTCTATTGTAAGAAACGTCAAGCATGGTTTATTGGAGAGAAAGCAAGTCCGAATCAGGACATGCAAAAGACATTGTGTCAAACCTCTTTTTCTATGCCAGGCCTGATAGAATCTACTGTGAAAATTCAAAAGAGCTATCCAACGATAACTGCACCAAAGTATAACCAGCATTCACACGAAGAGCTGGAGGGATATCTAAATCCCCTCTACACACCTCCAAAGTATTTGTAATAGAACATCTGTGTCATTCAATCTGTTTACGAGTAAAAGAGATCGTATAAATGGGATTGTTACACCCAAACTTTTTATTTACAAATACTTTATATCATGAATAATTTAAAATTCAAAAACAATATATATTCTGCAATTCCGGTCAT
The Prolixibacteraceae bacterium DNA segment above includes these coding regions:
- a CDS encoding SWIM zinc finger family protein gives rise to the protein MTIQDLINIIPPVILKRGEGYYHSGNILELNQGQDGTWYADVEGNNGTYKVEIKPDYDSQSADYYCDCPYDGAICKHVAAVALAINERKTMNIPSDNIELKEVSWEQLIKDAKLKDLRDFMLDYGENNHDFRHQIKLTFSEPVSVDNADNISYYESQINGIFENYEDGGFIDYRSGHKAMNDVSQFQIKADEYYLKGNLNEAFCISAAIAMEGISAIQYMDDSSGDCGGAICESFEVMENILYKNTPSRELRKRIFDWLHEQVQNSDYIDFGVGDSLESLFFNTAAFLGQLDLAYKFIDANISTLSKENDWSSKHSLRRYLEQKVKMLESEDRQVEVENIIDSYLHLENFRQIRVDAALKANNLKKVEKLILDGIKIAQKENSSGVVHRWKDQLLELYKQQKQTLKYHNLARELFLENTSENKYFYIFKQTSDTKDWEKKRDLLIDDLKNNKNGYYRSTPIHNLAWVYIEEQLINDLFELVRSSNSIDVVIYYTDQLKENYSTQLLKYYTMAIENAARNTGRGVYVTLVHYFKNMAKLKGGLNAATTLRSSLLVQYKNRPAMREEFGKLNWK
- a CDS encoding DUF4433 domain-containing protein, translating into MNEKQNTQFIRNNEFVLTQIEEVQNLIKEAIASESYRSLDSIKEIYNTLFLSEDIREHVTYKLSTVGNSSMALGRIDMNAANARHHITLKLNPSLYEINQQYNNLYEDLVHLFKYLFSALENLTVYQNDRKILKYQKLLHGASEYLHDLIVNHTQVNDNQKRWNKVLQEREAWELSKLKEGKIERQDASDLYEILQSNGIEKLYHFTERENVKSIMDHGGLYARELLHRNNINIKNPGGDTLSYELDKMKSSEHYVRLSFCKRHPMLEEMIKKGRIQDPVILEIDVSVLKRIGSKICDQNASRRDAVIRYELETFRSLRYDLFQKTYSGLSYEEKDAYQAEVLIWEKVPINYISNLNHIG
- a CDS encoding DUF302 domain-containing protein gives rise to the protein MKNVFHCFIFNVLCMMIPSCQTPVDKNTSRLSIEAQVDNLHMQVERQTIKYREIVQLDHHRMAMKAKAKTPPAIVSIFSDDSPIISQLVTINQEIALDMPFKILAYSEPNADRPSLTYTSAEFVAKRHGMDIESLADYKEVIEGVISTLPKDLLVRPDLIKLTEDYGVIRIHSKYNYIESLGRIFKVLNILQNSDTRIFTFIDFQKEALNYGLSIRPTLLLFFGAPKPGAMAMHDAPQIGLDAFCQKMLVYEDKDGKTQVLFSNMAKLGELYYGKSNKGQQVVTKRMTMAFARVLTH